The nucleotide window GCAAAAATCAAATATCTATTAATCAATTAATTATTACGGGGTACAAAATGGCATAAATAGGGGCGCTAATCGTTCAATTTAGCTTAAAATGTAATTTTTAAAAATTCTTATAGGCTAATTTCTTCAAAATTAGTACTGTCTCTCAAAGTATTAAGGAAAAATGACCTCTATAAGTTTCACTGTTTGCCAGAATAAGTTCGAACCAATAATCCCCTGGAGGCATTAAACTTCCATTATAAGTTCCATCCCAACCAGATTTCACCGAATTAACCTTTTTCAATAACTTTCCATACCTATCATAGATACTATAACTGAAGGTTTCTTGTTGTGGAATTCCTTTTATTTGCCAAAAGTCGTTATGCCCATCACCATTTGGGGTAAAGAATTTTGGGATTCCAAATAAAAATACTTGCAAATTAGTTGATCCGCACCCGTTTTTATCATTCAAAAATAATGTATAAGTCCCAGGACTTACATCACGAAATTCTGGCTCGTTTTGATAGGGACCAGATGGATTATTTAAAGAAAACTCATAATCCCCATTTCCCACTTGACCTAAATTAATTAAGCCAAGTGTATAGCTATTCCCGGTTGGTGTAATTCGAATATTATTTTGTGTTAGTACAGGTGGCCCTGAAGCCAAAATTTCAACTTCTTTTAAACTTGAAACGCATCCATTAACCGAAATAGCCTGTACAGAATATAACCCTGGTTCCATTACAGTTAAACTGGTAGATGTGCTTATTAATTCATTTAAACTATTAAGCCATTCATAACTATAATTAGGATTGGGGTTTAAAATATCCAGTGTAAAAGAAGGCTGTAACGTACAAATTTTACCCGTACCGCTAATCTCTAATTCAGGAAGGTCATTTACGACAAGATCTAAATATGGGCCAATTGAATAACAAGAATTACCACTTGAATTGTCAATTCTAACAACCAACTCCTGATTCCAAGGCACCTCATTTTCGTAATTCTGGCTCTGAGTAATTGAGTTGATCTTGAATACGGCATCCTCGACATTCCGATAGTATGTAAATTCAAAATTGCTATCGCTAGGCAGCAATTCAAGGAAAGATAATTCTGCTTCTGTTAGGTCGAAAATATATTTTCCATCTGCTGTTCCATCATCGTCACAATTTTTTAAAGTGTGCTTATACCCCATAGGAAGAGAGGTAGTCGAAACATTCAAATTTATTTTTGCAACTCCATAACAAGGTGTGTCATTTTCAATTCTTGCGAATACTGTGGTGGAGGAAGATGAAGAAACCAAATTGCTATCCAAAGGCTCAATGCCGCTATATGCCTGGTCTAAAGAATTATAAAATGTAACTGTGTAGGAACTATTATTGGCAATAAGAGGTATTGCTTCCTCTAAATAAAAGGCTGTTTGAATACCTGAAAAATTCTCAGTACCACATTCTGTTAAGGTCACCTCAGGATTAAAATCAATTTGATCATAGTAGGTGGCTGTAATCCTCTGCCTAGGTCCTTTATAACAATTTACAGGTCCAGCTGAAACAAAATAAGAAGTAGTAGAACTAATGGTTGGAGAATAGTTAGGGCCTTCATGGATGGGGTTTACCGAGGTCTCACTTGTAAACCAATAAATTCTACCAGAATCTGAATTTGCCCTTAAAGCAACACTTCCGGGGCCACATGTAAAATCAGATTCTACATATGTAATGGTAGCCACAGAAATTTCTGTTGTAGCAGAGATTTTTATCTCTGGATCACCGGGCATTCCACCATATTCCACGATATAACCTTTGGGATGATATTCCCATACATCAGGTGGATCCCCTGCCTCCCTAAGGTCATTCCAAGCTCCCCTCATTCCTATGGACGGATCCGTAATATGGGCATAGTCTTCACCCGGGCCTCCATGCGCATTATCGGGCTGATTATAATTCCAAAAAGCAAAGTTTGGAGTGCTCCCATTAGAACCTCCATTCCAAAAAACTAATCCTCCAGCCAAACCCTCAGGTCCTGTTACCCATTTCCAAATACCTTCTGAGTCTTCATCGGTTCCTCCAATCCAACCTGCTCCATCTGCCTGTTCCCCACAAAGCTGAGCTTCTTCAGCTGATGTAAGTGTAGCTAAATAACCTTGTAGCCCATAATAAGTTCGAGCTTCAGCAGCTGCTTTTGCCTGTTTCCAAGTTATTCCAGTGTATGGAACATACTCATAATAATGATCGGTTGAGGCCAAATAATTGGCTTGGCCAGTTGTAATTGAAAACACCCTTTTCCCTGAAAAATTCGGGTTATTATTTTGAAATACTACATTCTTAACGGCATTGATTAAATCATTTAAAGAACCGCTTGAAGATTTACTTAATCTCAGTTTACCTGTTGTGCTATCCCAATTCCACGAAATATTGGGATTGCTGTTAATTAATTGAAGTTTGTCATTTGCAGATACATAACCCTCGGAAATTTGAATATAAACTTGATCAATCGGCGCGTTGGCAGGATTCTCAATATTAAATGCAACTACAATAGGAATTGAAGAAGTAGGACAATAAAGTTGATTCCCCGAAGCGGTAACAATTGGGGATTGGCCATAAACACCATACCCAAGTAGAACAATGGTTAAATAAATAATATATGGACTTAAAATTCTCATTTACCGATTTAAAAAAGTATCATTTTAATCGTTCTTTTACATTTGATCAGCTAAATTCTAATCACCCGTTTTTTGTAAAAAATCAGGAAAACCTCCTTGCGTCCATTTGAAAATTCTAGCTCTTGTTGCCCTGTTGGGGTCAGACAATTCATGTCCTTGTATGTCTTTATAATTTCTCGCATGGTAAATCAATACGTCATGCTTTCCATCCTCTGTAGTAGTAAACGAGCTGTGCCCTGGTCCAAATCGATCTAGTTCAGCATTAGAATAAAAAATGGGGCCCGGAGATTTTTGCCAATTGGAGGCTTTTAACAAATCTTCCGTCTCATCTATCCACAACAAGCCCATACAGTAATTATCATTGGTAGCACTTGCTGAATAGGTCACAAAAATTTTTCCATTCCTTTTAATAACAGCTGGGCCTTCATTAACATTATACTTCACCCGTTCCCAGCCAAATTCAGGTTCTGTGATGACTATTTCGGGACCTGTCAGGGTGGTGGGATTGTTCATTTCCGAAAGCACTAAGGCCGTTCCATGATCCCCGCCTCTTACATTTTGAGCCCAAATCAAATAATGTTTTCCATTATGTTCAAAGGTGGTAGCATCTAAAGAAAATGAGTCGATATTTGTTTTAATTCTACCTTCTTCCTTCCATTCCCCTTCCATCGGGTCATCGGCTGTATTCGATAAGACCCACATTCTTATATTCCAAATATTTTCTGCTTCCCCAGCAGCAAAATAGATATACCACTTTCCATTAATTTTATGGAGCTCTGGAGCCCAAATATGGGCACCCATCACTCCTTTATTATGTTTGTTCCAGACTACTTTTTCGGTTGCGTTTTTTAACCCATTAAGAGTTTTAGATTTCCTAATAACAATTCTGTCATATTCAGGCACAGTAGCAATTAAGTAGTAGATTCCATCATCGGTTTTATAAACCCAGGGGTCTGCTCGTTGTTCGGCAATTGGATTATCGAAAAGGCTTTCTTGAGAAAAACCCACGGGTGCAAATATAAAGCTGGTACAGATTACAAGTATATATGACAGTTTCATGATGCTAGCGTATTGAATTAAACCCTAATTAATTGTTTTCAAATAATGCTAATTTGGCAAAAAAGTCCTCAAACATTAAACGATTGTCCAGATCATAATAAACGCGTATTTCCCT belongs to Aegicerativicinus sediminis and includes:
- a CDS encoding T9SS type B sorting domain-containing protein, yielding MRILSPYIIYLTIVLLGYGVYGQSPIVTASGNQLYCPTSSIPIVVAFNIENPANAPIDQVYIQISEGYVSANDKLQLINSNPNISWNWDSTTGKLRLSKSSSGSLNDLINAVKNVVFQNNNPNFSGKRVFSITTGQANYLASTDHYYEYVPYTGITWKQAKAAAEARTYYGLQGYLATLTSAEEAQLCGEQADGAGWIGGTDEDSEGIWKWVTGPEGLAGGLVFWNGGSNGSTPNFAFWNYNQPDNAHGGPGEDYAHITDPSIGMRGAWNDLREAGDPPDVWEYHPKGYIVEYGGMPGDPEIKISATTEISVATITYVESDFTCGPGSVALRANSDSGRIYWFTSETSVNPIHEGPNYSPTISSTTSYFVSAGPVNCYKGPRQRITATYYDQIDFNPEVTLTECGTENFSGIQTAFYLEEAIPLIANNSSYTVTFYNSLDQAYSGIEPLDSNLVSSSSSTTVFARIENDTPCYGVAKINLNVSTTSLPMGYKHTLKNCDDDGTADGKYIFDLTEAELSFLELLPSDSNFEFTYYRNVEDAVFKINSITQSQNYENEVPWNQELVVRIDNSSGNSCYSIGPYLDLVVNDLPELEISGTGKICTLQPSFTLDILNPNPNYSYEWLNSLNELISTSTSLTVMEPGLYSVQAISVNGCVSSLKEVEILASGPPVLTQNNIRITPTGNSYTLGLINLGQVGNGDYEFSLNNPSGPYQNEPEFRDVSPGTYTLFLNDKNGCGSTNLQVFLFGIPKFFTPNGDGHNDFWQIKGIPQQETFSYSIYDRYGKLLKKVNSVKSGWDGTYNGSLMPPGDYWFELILANSETYRGHFSLIL
- a CDS encoding glycoside hydrolase family 43 protein yields the protein MKLSYILVICTSFIFAPVGFSQESLFDNPIAEQRADPWVYKTDDGIYYLIATVPEYDRIVIRKSKTLNGLKNATEKVVWNKHNKGVMGAHIWAPELHKINGKWYIYFAAGEAENIWNIRMWVLSNTADDPMEGEWKEEGRIKTNIDSFSLDATTFEHNGKHYLIWAQNVRGGDHGTALVLSEMNNPTTLTGPEIVITEPEFGWERVKYNVNEGPAVIKRNGKIFVTYSASATNDNYCMGLLWIDETEDLLKASNWQKSPGPIFYSNAELDRFGPGHSSFTTTEDGKHDVLIYHARNYKDIQGHELSDPNRATRARIFKWTQGGFPDFLQKTGD